CTGTGTGCAGTTTGTTTACAAGGAGCAAAGGTGTGACTCCTGGTTTAAATAAGATGGCACTACTGCAGGACGTAATGAATTTCACAATGGGTCCTTCCTGCAGTCTTCTCTGACTTGCTCAGAGCTCTCAACTCTACCTGCAGTGCAGATAGAGATACAGGAGGAAAAATTCAGGGAAGTCCCACCGTCCTTGCAGTTTAGCACCTGGACATGTCTTAATTGCCTCCTGACATGGGCTGAGGATTGGGTCTGATTTTGGAAGTCCATACTCAAAACATgaacttattttatttagaaatctCTTTATACTTCTTCCAAAAAGCAGTTCTAAagtaaaatcttaaaataatggAGTTATTTAGGAGAGGCCTTGAAACAACCATATCATTAGAATGCACTGTATAAAAGATAGGACTATGTACAAATAATAGTAATTTGCAACAAACACTGTcagattgttgtaggtttttcaggctatttggccgtgttctggaggtttttcctcctaatgtttcaccagtctctgtggtcgtcATCTTCAcaggacaagagttagaactctgtctgtgtgaggaagaaaaacctccagaacatggctaaacagcccaaaaaacctacaacaaccatcagatcccggccgtgaaagccttcgagaaacaCAGTCATATATATGTCATTTATATATTCTCATGAACAGGGGTTCTTTTGAAGCTTGTAACCTTTCCACCCCACTTTCCTGTTTTGAAGATCTTATATAACTGTTGGTTTTCTCTCTCTGACTTTAGCTTACTTTTCCATTTTCCCCTAAAGGTAAAACATTGCATTTACTGCCTCTGCTTTTAGCAATATTAATTAGTGTTTTTTTATTATCTTCTAGAACCCACCGAAGTCACAGATGGACAGAGGGCAGTAATATGATTTAAAGTTTCCCAGTCAATCCAAGTCTAAGGATGACAACAGCTGAGCACTTACCCCAATTCCTTATTGGGGCAGCTCGGCATCATCTTAGCATGGGAAAGAAAAAGGCCTTATCCCCTTTGGCTTCCTTGAACCTGGCTGGAGAGGTCCTAGCTGTAGCTGCTGGCTTGAAACCAGCTTTCCTGTATGACTACAATTCTGCTGGGGTTTCTCAGATCCTGAGCTATGTTCAACAGCTTGAGACCATTAGTCACTTTACCCACCAACTGCATGTTCTGAGCATAGCTGAAAATGCTCTCATTATTAATTTGGAAATAATGCCACTGTTGCTGGAGACAGCTCTGATGAGGAACAGCATACCTTTCATTGATGTTTCTGCTTCTAGAACATTCCCAACCCTGTGTAACACAGAAGATGTGACTGTCATAAAAGGCCATCTTTCTCAGATACTGATGCATATTAAAGCCATGGCAGCAGACACATCCAAGATGCTTTCATCCAGTGCTATATTTTCTGATGAATGGAATCTGTGCACGGTCTTTGGTGTTTTGCTAGGCTATCCTGCAGCCTATAGTTTTCCTGCTCAGAATAGCTTTGACAACTGTCTTTCTTTAACCCCACTAAGGGTGTTCACTATCGAGGCCGCATTCTGTCAGATAAGCAGTGATTTCAGAGTCCGGTTTTACTCTTTCAGTATTCCAGAAATTTTGTATCCTGCCTTGAAAAATTGCCTTAACTTTTGGTGTGAAAAGCTGAAAGATTCTTTTAAAACTCAGAAATGCTTCACAAATCTGAGTATAGCAATGGAAGTTGTAACTTTGGCAGCAGTGGCCTTGTAAACTTGGCCCTTGATATGGAGGCATTTGCCTGTTTTTACTCACTATAGCCCCatactgaactttttaaaaatatgtgagaAGTGTGGCTAAAAACTGTTGAAAAGAAAGTAATTcacaattttttcttttaatgaactTTGGGCAATCTATTCATCTCCAAATTGTTAAGGAGCCTAGACCCAGACTAGGTGTTCTGGATATGGCAACAATTTTAAGTCCATtctgtgttcatttttttctaaacaaGAACAACCCAGGCGGAATGAATCTAGTTGGTTTAATCAATCAAGAAGAGCACTCATCCTGGCTCCTACGTGGTCAAGCAGTACGTTAGTGGACTCGGGTATTTAAGACTTCGAAAGCAGTCACATTGAGAGTTATATTAACTGATACAGAATCTGTGAATATGTCAGATAGACATACTAGGTTCTTTAATACCTGCTTTAATAATGAAAAAGTGACAAAGAAATTATGCAACAAAGTCAAgtaaaaaaattccttttgtgGAATGTGcagtacaaaattaaaaaaatatgttcagtacaaaaataatcattttctgTAAACAACAGTAGTATATCATAATCTAAAGTCCACAGAAAACCCATTCAAGGTGTAAAGTTGATTAGGTAAGATACGATAGCTGTTGCCATGACTGCCATTAGGAGAGGAATCCACTGATCATGAT
This sequence is a window from Pogona vitticeps strain Pit_001003342236 chromosome 4, PviZW2.1, whole genome shotgun sequence. Protein-coding genes within it:
- the C4H1orf74 gene encoding UPF0739 protein C1orf74 homolog, which produces MTTAEHLPQFLIGAARHHLSMGKKKALSPLASLNLAGEVLAVAAGLKPAFLYDYNSAGVSQILSYVQQLETISHFTHQLHVLSIAENALIINLEIMPLLLETALMRNSIPFIDVSASRTFPTLCNTEDVTVIKGHLSQILMHIKAMAADTSKMLSSSAIFSDEWNLCTVFGVLLGYPAAYSFPAQNSFDNCLSLTPLRVFTIEAAFCQISSDFRVRFYSFSIPEILYPALKNCLNFWCEKLKDSFKTQKCFTNLSIAMEVVTLAAVAL